One part of the Aestuariirhabdus litorea genome encodes these proteins:
- the ilvC gene encoding ketol-acid reductoisomerase has product MNYFNTLPLRIQLEELGKCRFMQRHEFDQGVSKIKDWKLVIVGCGAQGLNQGLNLRDSGLDVSYALREAAITEKRQSWKNASENGFNVGTYEDLIPAADLVLNLTPDKQHTSVVKQVVPLMKKGATLAYSHGFNIVEEGTKIREDITVVMVAPKCPGTEVREEYKRGFGVPTLIAVHRENDPNGDGLEIAKAYAAGTGGHRAGVLESSFIAEVKSDLVGEQTILCGMLQAGSLLCFDRMIEKGIDAGYASKLIQYGWEVITEGLKLGGITNMMDRLSNPAKIRTFELAEELKELMRPLYNKHMDDVISGHFSSTMMADWANDDADLLAWRAATQDTAFENTPAGDVEINEQEYYDNGILMIAMVKAGVELAFEAMTSSGIIAESAYYESLHELPLIANTVARKKLYEMNVVISDTAEYGNYLFANACVPLLKDFMQTVDTDVIGAGLKVSSNSVDNRQLVDINERIRSHGVEVIGKQLRAYMTDMKRIV; this is encoded by the coding sequence ATGAACTATTTCAACACCCTGCCACTGCGCATCCAACTGGAAGAGCTCGGCAAGTGCCGCTTCATGCAACGCCACGAGTTTGACCAGGGCGTTAGCAAGATCAAAGACTGGAAGCTGGTCATCGTGGGTTGTGGTGCCCAGGGCCTGAACCAGGGCCTGAACCTGCGCGACAGTGGCCTGGATGTCTCCTACGCACTGCGTGAAGCAGCGATCACCGAGAAGCGCCAGTCCTGGAAGAACGCCAGCGAAAACGGCTTCAACGTTGGCACCTATGAAGACCTGATCCCCGCTGCAGACCTGGTCCTGAACCTGACACCCGACAAGCAGCACACCTCCGTTGTGAAGCAGGTTGTACCGCTGATGAAAAAAGGCGCCACCCTGGCCTACTCCCACGGCTTCAACATCGTTGAAGAGGGCACCAAGATCCGCGAGGACATCACTGTCGTGATGGTGGCTCCGAAGTGCCCCGGCACCGAAGTTCGCGAAGAGTACAAGCGCGGGTTTGGTGTGCCCACCCTGATCGCCGTCCACCGTGAAAACGACCCCAATGGTGACGGGCTGGAGATCGCCAAGGCATACGCTGCCGGTACCGGCGGCCATCGCGCGGGCGTACTCGAATCCTCCTTTATCGCCGAAGTAAAGTCGGACCTGGTGGGTGAGCAAACCATCCTCTGCGGCATGCTGCAAGCCGGCTCCCTGCTGTGCTTCGACCGCATGATCGAGAAGGGCATCGACGCCGGCTACGCCTCCAAGCTGATCCAGTACGGCTGGGAAGTGATCACCGAAGGCCTCAAGCTGGGCGGCATAACCAACATGATGGATCGCCTGAGCAACCCGGCCAAGATTCGCACCTTCGAGCTGGCGGAAGAGCTGAAAGAGCTGATGCGCCCGCTCTATAACAAGCACATGGATGACGTCATCAGCGGCCACTTCTCCTCCACCATGATGGCCGACTGGGCCAACGACGATGCTGACCTGCTGGCCTGGCGCGCCGCGACCCAGGACACCGCATTTGAGAACACCCCGGCGGGTGACGTTGAGATCAACGAGCAGGAGTACTACGACAATGGCATCCTCATGATCGCCATGGTCAAGGCGGGTGTTGAGCTTGCCTTTGAAGCGATGACCAGCTCCGGAATCATTGCCGAGTCAGCCTACTACGAGTCACTCCATGAGCTGCCCCTGATCGCCAACACCGTGGCGCGCAAGAAACTCTATGAAATGAACGTGGTGATCTCCGATACCGCCGAGTACGGCAACTACCTGTTCGCCAACGCCTGCGTACCACTGTTGAAGGATTTCATGCAGACTGTCGATACCGACGTAATCGGTGCCGGCCTGAAGGTCTCCAGCAACAGCGTTGACAACCGTCAGCTGGTGGATATCAACGAACGCATCCGTAGCCACGGTGTCGAAGTGATCGGCAAGCAGCTACGCGCCTACATGACCGACATGAAGCGCATCGTGTAA
- a CDS encoding cyclic nucleotide-binding domain-containing protein, protein MYLLGEHPPYIDSLIESLQALPAQMLDGLEPVDQPIELSGIDNLYQQYSSDRLYYVQQGVVHVEIEGRALFYLQDGDLAGLRQGLGLPPSTYSIGHSAVLIPYDRQQAFRHIHQDEERQQLFTRYILGHAALFADALARNSQVKAHPATGFMHVRKGEAIIREGEVADHVYIIMTGHAEAFVEGVKVGEVYKDEVFGAMAVFTGEKRSASVVASENSTVMTVPKDQFVDLMQTHPRICSTLIENMARTITSLNKKLLECETCRKP, encoded by the coding sequence ATGTACCTGCTGGGTGAACATCCTCCTTATATTGACAGCCTGATCGAGAGCCTTCAGGCCCTCCCTGCCCAGATGCTTGATGGCCTCGAGCCGGTCGACCAGCCCATCGAACTCAGCGGCATTGATAACCTTTACCAGCAATACAGCAGTGACCGGCTCTATTATGTCCAGCAGGGTGTTGTGCACGTCGAAATTGAGGGACGCGCGCTCTTCTACCTGCAAGACGGCGATCTGGCGGGCTTACGCCAGGGGCTGGGGCTTCCCCCCAGCACCTACTCCATTGGCCACAGTGCCGTACTCATACCCTACGACCGCCAGCAGGCCTTCCGACATATCCATCAGGATGAGGAGCGCCAGCAACTGTTCACCCGCTATATCCTCGGCCATGCAGCGCTGTTTGCCGACGCCCTGGCCCGCAACAGCCAGGTCAAAGCCCACCCGGCCACCGGCTTTATGCATGTTCGCAAGGGGGAGGCGATCATCCGCGAGGGTGAGGTGGCTGACCACGTTTACATCATTATGACCGGCCACGCCGAGGCCTTCGTCGAGGGGGTCAAGGTGGGAGAGGTCTATAAAGACGAAGTGTTTGGTGCAATGGCCGTGTTCACTGGTGAAAAACGAAGCGCCTCCGTGGTCGCCAGCGAAAACTCCACCGTTATGACCGTCCCCAAGGACCAGTTTGTCGACCTGATGCAGACCCACCCAAGAATCTGCTCCACTCTCATAGAGAACATGGCCCGGACCATCACCTCCCTCAATAAAAAATTGTTGGAGTGTGAGACCTGTCGCAAGCCCTGA
- a CDS encoding YqcC family protein: protein MVASELTLLLSQLEEEMRALRLWQGTPPPAEAFASQEPFCIDTMGFDQWLQWVFVARLRAMIEAQAELPGKSELRPLAEEYFKGRLAESAALLRLIGEIDRLLTR from the coding sequence GTGGTCGCCAGTGAACTGACCCTGTTGCTGTCACAACTCGAAGAGGAGATGCGGGCACTGCGCTTGTGGCAGGGGACGCCTCCGCCGGCTGAGGCGTTTGCCAGCCAGGAGCCCTTTTGTATTGATACGATGGGGTTTGACCAGTGGTTGCAATGGGTGTTTGTAGCCCGGTTGCGGGCCATGATCGAGGCGCAGGCCGAGCTTCCCGGAAAGAGCGAATTGCGTCCGTTGGCCGAGGAGTATTTTAAGGGGCGGCTGGCCGAAAGCGCAGCCTTGCTCAGGTTGATCGGGGAGATCGATCGGTTGCTAACCCGCTAG
- a CDS encoding DUF4124 domain-containing protein — protein MKKACLIIISVLMTANAAQAASYYKWVDENGLTHFSATPPVGIPSIQIEKGMARPASGSGGSPLPAPGLAEPDSDETSTEKQAEQEGFQDQLAEADETRQKNCETAKQNKIQLTLKNRIRLLQEDGSYRVLSDAEKQQELRQADEAIDTYCN, from the coding sequence ATGAAAAAAGCCTGCCTCATAATTATTTCTGTTCTCATGACCGCTAACGCTGCTCAGGCGGCCAGCTACTACAAGTGGGTCGACGAAAACGGGTTAACCCACTTTTCGGCCACTCCACCCGTCGGCATTCCCAGCATTCAGATAGAGAAAGGAATGGCTCGGCCAGCATCCGGCTCCGGGGGCTCCCCGCTCCCGGCACCGGGATTGGCGGAACCCGACTCCGACGAGACCAGTACCGAGAAACAGGCTGAGCAAGAGGGCTTTCAGGATCAGCTGGCAGAAGCCGACGAAACCCGCCAAAAGAACTGCGAGACGGCTAAACAGAACAAGATTCAGCTGACCCTGAAGAACCGCATCCGCCTGCTGCAAGAGGACGGCTCCTATCGAGTACTCTCCGATGCCGAGAAGCAGCAGGAACTACGCCAGGCCGACGAGGCGATCGACACCTACTGCAACTGA
- a CDS encoding AAA family ATPase: MSNPLIEALSRPSLFDHPVDSFELIETHISWVLLTGPYAYKIKKPVDFGFLNFTSLEARKTYCEAEVELNRRLAPNIYDCVLPLYGTAEAPSFNPGGEPFEYLVRMHQFPKGQLLSQLQERGELSLEQIDQLGKILADFHASIEVAAPDSDYGTPDQVMAPISQNFEQVRPLLGEDTQALRQLELLQGWAEDSFQRLHPLLTQRKEQGFIRACHGDVHLGNITLFNDQVTLFDCIEFNESFRWTDTCADIAFLIMDLEARGEPQLANHCLNRYLEISGDYQSLALLSFYKAYRAMVRAKVSLFMMQGADEAGREALLREYHKYAELAESYTCVPFRFAAITHGLSGSGKSTASSKLIDGLRIIRVRSDVERKRLFGLAPDASSDSELNANIYTPEASQRTYDHLTQLCTEILGYGFSVVVDATYLKQQQRQQIHDAVEELGVPFLILSCEAELDNIRQWIRERAAQGGDPSEANLDVLEQQLKSSEPLTEQERLYRKLVKTDDKDSVDSLVARIHQRFE, from the coding sequence GTGAGCAACCCCCTGATCGAGGCGCTTTCACGCCCCTCCCTGTTTGATCATCCGGTCGACTCATTCGAGTTGATCGAGACCCATATCTCCTGGGTCCTGCTTACCGGCCCCTATGCCTACAAGATCAAAAAGCCGGTAGACTTCGGGTTTCTCAACTTCACCTCTCTTGAGGCCCGCAAGACCTACTGTGAAGCCGAGGTCGAGCTGAACCGGCGCCTGGCACCCAACATCTACGATTGTGTTCTGCCTCTTTACGGCACGGCAGAGGCCCCCTCCTTTAACCCTGGGGGCGAACCCTTCGAGTACCTGGTGCGCATGCATCAATTCCCCAAGGGGCAACTGCTCAGCCAGCTGCAGGAACGCGGTGAGCTCAGCCTTGAGCAGATCGACCAGCTGGGAAAAATCCTGGCGGACTTCCATGCCAGCATCGAGGTAGCCGCCCCCGACAGCGACTACGGCACCCCGGACCAGGTGATGGCCCCGATCAGCCAAAACTTTGAGCAGGTCCGCCCCCTGCTGGGGGAGGACACCCAGGCCCTGCGGCAACTGGAGTTACTGCAGGGCTGGGCTGAGGACAGCTTTCAGCGACTCCACCCCCTGCTGACCCAACGCAAGGAGCAGGGTTTCATCCGCGCCTGCCATGGTGATGTCCATCTGGGTAACATCACCCTCTTTAATGACCAGGTCACCCTGTTCGACTGCATCGAGTTCAACGAGTCTTTCCGCTGGACCGACACCTGCGCTGATATCGCCTTCCTGATCATGGACCTGGAAGCCCGCGGTGAGCCCCAGCTCGCCAACCACTGCCTCAATCGCTACCTTGAGATCAGTGGCGATTACCAATCCCTGGCCCTTCTCAGCTTTTACAAGGCTTACCGCGCCATGGTTCGAGCCAAGGTATCGCTGTTTATGATGCAGGGGGCTGACGAGGCGGGCCGCGAAGCGCTGCTCAGGGAGTACCACAAGTACGCTGAGCTGGCGGAGAGTTACACCTGCGTACCCTTCCGCTTTGCCGCCATCACCCATGGCCTTTCCGGCTCCGGCAAGAGCACCGCCAGCAGCAAGCTGATTGACGGGCTGCGTATTATCCGTGTGCGTTCCGATGTCGAGCGCAAGCGCCTGTTCGGACTGGCCCCAGACGCCTCCTCCGACAGCGAACTCAACGCCAACATCTATACGCCGGAGGCGAGCCAGCGTACCTACGACCACCTGACACAACTGTGCACCGAGATTCTCGGCTACGGCTTCAGCGTGGTGGTCGACGCCACCTACCTGAAACAGCAGCAACGCCAGCAGATCCATGACGCTGTCGAGGAGCTGGGGGTTCCCTTCCTTATCCTCAGCTGCGAAGCAGAACTGGATAACATCCGCCAGTGGATCAGGGAGCGCGCCGCTCAGGGGGGCGACCCCTCCGAAGCCAACCTGGATGTACTGGAGCAGCAGCTGAAAAGCAGCGAGCCCCTGACCGAGCAAGAGAGGCTTTACCGCAAACTGGTCAAAACCGACGACAAAGACAGCGTCGACTCCCTGGTTGCCCGTATACACCAGCGTTTCGAGTAA
- a CDS encoding tetratricopeptide repeat protein, which yields MASVKVFSVFIGGLMLAGCASHPQYYYVPEQDPGRGLVPEVEADTRTEAVAPVEPVEQPYAYIDPVSAKPAKRSAGVEQLVALSEQQRNDEQYDAAAASLERALRISPTDPDLYYRLALVRMQQGRYDQADQLARRGLSVTQDAAQRARLQRLVEQAQSRMRG from the coding sequence ATGGCAAGCGTTAAGGTCTTTAGTGTGTTTATCGGGGGCTTGATGTTGGCCGGATGTGCCTCCCATCCGCAGTACTATTACGTTCCCGAGCAGGACCCGGGGCGCGGGTTGGTGCCGGAGGTAGAAGCCGACACCCGCACCGAAGCCGTGGCGCCTGTGGAACCGGTCGAGCAACCCTACGCCTACATTGATCCTGTATCGGCTAAGCCGGCCAAGCGGTCGGCCGGGGTGGAACAGTTGGTGGCACTGTCCGAGCAGCAGCGAAACGATGAGCAGTACGACGCCGCAGCGGCCTCCCTGGAGCGGGCGCTGCGGATCTCGCCGACAGATCCCGATCTCTATTATCGACTGGCGCTGGTGCGCATGCAGCAGGGTCGTTACGACCAGGCCGATCAGCTCGCCCGCCGAGGGTTATCGGTTACCCAGGATGCGGCCCAGCGGGCCCGCTTGCAGCGTCTGGTTGAGCAGGCTCAATCCCGGATGAGGGGGTAG
- the ilvN gene encoding acetolactate synthase small subunit, which yields MRHIISVLMENEPGALSRIVGLFAQRNYNIESLNVAPTEDSTLSRLTLTTVGEDKKIEQITKQLNKLVDVVKVVDLTEGAHIERELMLVKVKAGGAQRAEVKRTTDIFRGQVVDVTSSIYTLQLTGDSDKLDAFIQAIGPSIIVEVVRTGVSGIARGEKVLSL from the coding sequence ATGCGCCATATTATTTCTGTATTGATGGAAAACGAGCCAGGTGCCCTGTCTCGCATCGTGGGTCTTTTTGCCCAGCGTAACTACAACATTGAAAGCCTCAATGTGGCACCCACGGAAGACTCGACGCTGTCGCGCCTGACCCTGACCACCGTCGGGGAGGATAAGAAGATCGAGCAGATCACCAAGCAGCTCAACAAGCTGGTTGATGTGGTTAAGGTGGTTGACCTGACCGAGGGGGCTCACATTGAGCGTGAGCTGATGTTGGTGAAGGTAAAGGCGGGAGGTGCACAGCGTGCCGAAGTCAAGCGCACCACCGATATCTTTCGTGGCCAGGTGGTGGATGTCACCAGCTCAATCTATACGCTGCAACTGACCGGCGATAGTGACAAGCTGGATGCCTTCATCCAGGCGATCGGCCCCTCTATTATTGTCGAGGTGGTGCGGACCGGGGTTTCCGGTATCGCCCGCGGTGAGAAGGTGTTGAGCCTGTAG
- a CDS encoding acetolactate synthase 3 large subunit, with amino-acid sequence MELLSGAEMVVRSLADEGVEYIYGYPGGALLHVYDAIFRQDAVTHILVRHEQAATHMADGYARASGKPGVVLVTSGPGATNTITGIATAYMDSIPMVILSGQVPSDFIGTDMFQETDMVGISRPIVKHSFLVKRAEDIPETIKKAFHIAQTGRPGPVVVDIPKDITNPAEKFEYHYPKKVKMRSYNPANRGHSGQIRKALDLLLSAKRPVIYSGGGVVTGGASAELTELARMLNFPVTNTLMGLGGFPGSDEQFLGMLGMHGSYPSNLAMHHADVILAVGARFDDRVTNGIGKFCPGAKVIHIDVDPASISKNIVADIPIVGPVDSVLNEMLKQLKEEKRGADKEAIASWWKQVNEWRSSKGIFPYDEGDGVIIKPQKAVETLYEVTRDMDIYITSDVGQHQMFGAQYFKFDKPRRWINSGGLGTMGFGFPAANGIKLHYPNAEVACITGEGSIQMNIQELSTCMQYDLPVKIINLNNQVLGMVRQWQEMQYEGRYSHSYMDSLPDFKKLVEAYGHVGMRVEKLADLKPAMEEAFAMKDRLVFMDIVVDASEHVYPMQIKDGSMRDMWLSKTERT; translated from the coding sequence GTGGAGCTTTTATCTGGCGCAGAAATGGTAGTGCGCTCCCTTGCAGACGAAGGGGTTGAATATATTTACGGGTATCCGGGCGGAGCCCTTCTTCATGTTTACGACGCAATTTTCAGGCAGGATGCGGTCACCCACATCCTGGTAAGGCACGAGCAGGCGGCCACCCATATGGCGGATGGTTACGCTCGCGCCAGCGGTAAGCCAGGCGTGGTGCTGGTCACTTCGGGGCCGGGTGCAACCAATACCATTACCGGTATTGCAACGGCCTATATGGACTCCATCCCGATGGTGATTTTGTCTGGCCAGGTACCCTCCGATTTCATTGGCACGGACATGTTCCAGGAGACCGATATGGTCGGTATCTCGCGTCCGATCGTGAAGCACAGCTTCCTGGTTAAGCGCGCCGAGGATATCCCGGAAACCATCAAGAAAGCGTTCCATATTGCCCAGACAGGCCGACCCGGTCCTGTGGTGGTGGATATTCCCAAGGACATCACCAACCCGGCGGAAAAGTTTGAGTATCACTACCCTAAAAAGGTCAAGATGCGCTCCTACAACCCTGCCAACCGTGGCCACAGCGGCCAGATCCGTAAGGCACTGGACCTGCTCCTGAGTGCAAAGCGCCCGGTGATCTACAGTGGCGGTGGTGTGGTGACCGGTGGTGCTTCTGCGGAGCTGACAGAGCTGGCCCGAATGCTCAATTTTCCGGTCACCAACACCCTCATGGGGTTGGGTGGCTTTCCCGGCTCTGACGAGCAGTTTCTGGGCATGCTGGGTATGCACGGCAGCTATCCTTCCAACCTGGCGATGCACCACGCGGATGTGATTCTGGCAGTAGGGGCTCGCTTTGATGATCGGGTAACCAACGGTATTGGCAAGTTTTGTCCCGGCGCAAAGGTGATACATATTGATGTTGACCCGGCGAGCATCTCCAAAAATATCGTGGCCGACATTCCTATTGTGGGTCCGGTCGACAGCGTGCTGAACGAGATGCTGAAGCAGCTGAAGGAGGAAAAGCGCGGTGCCGATAAGGAGGCGATCGCCAGCTGGTGGAAGCAGGTGAACGAGTGGCGCTCCAGCAAGGGAATCTTCCCCTACGATGAGGGCGACGGGGTGATTATCAAACCGCAAAAGGCGGTGGAGACCCTCTACGAAGTGACCCGGGATATGGATATCTACATCACCTCCGATGTGGGTCAACACCAGATGTTCGGCGCCCAGTACTTCAAGTTTGACAAGCCGCGTCGCTGGATCAACTCCGGTGGCCTGGGCACCATGGGTTTCGGTTTCCCGGCTGCTAACGGCATCAAGCTGCATTACCCCAATGCGGAGGTGGCCTGCATCACCGGTGAGGGCAGTATCCAGATGAATATTCAGGAGCTCTCCACCTGCATGCAGTACGACCTGCCGGTAAAGATTATCAACCTGAACAACCAGGTGCTGGGCATGGTGCGCCAGTGGCAGGAGATGCAGTACGAGGGGCGGTATTCCCACTCCTACATGGACTCGCTGCCGGACTTCAAAAAGCTGGTCGAGGCCTATGGGCACGTCGGTATGCGAGTCGAAAAGCTCGCTGACCTGAAGCCGGCGATGGAGGAAGCCTTTGCGATGAAAGACCGGCTGGTCTTTATGGATATCGTGGTTGATGCCTCCGAGCATGTCTATCCGATGCAGATCAAGGATGGGTCCATGCGTGATATGTGGTTGAGTAAGACGGAGCGAACCTGA
- a CDS encoding TfoX/Sxy family protein, giving the protein MSSNLIEMKNLGKTSVQWLNAVGIRDKEKLQEVGSVEAYRKIKTRGFKVSKVLLYALEGALINAHWNKLDPSLKERLVEQAEDNG; this is encoded by the coding sequence ATGTCATCCAACCTGATCGAAATGAAGAACCTGGGTAAGACCTCGGTTCAATGGCTCAATGCGGTGGGGATCCGCGATAAGGAAAAACTGCAGGAGGTCGGCTCGGTTGAAGCCTACCGAAAGATCAAAACCCGCGGCTTTAAAGTATCCAAAGTCCTTCTCTATGCCCTCGAAGGGGCGCTGATCAACGCCCACTGGAATAAGCTTGACCCCTCCCTTAAGGAACGCCTGGTCGAGCAGGCTGAGGACAACGGGTAA
- the mrcB gene encoding penicillin-binding protein 1B, with protein sequence MSTSTSKRRSRRRRRSPAFRKQNWGSLLLKGLLAACVVGGFLLAYLDAAVVSRFEGKKWAIPAKVYASPLEFYVGAPIDLESALEQIKLLGYQPVGRVNRPGQVARSGQRLEIHTRGFAFPDGAEPSQRLVVEFSAGRVVALSDTAGAELGVARLEPLLMGGIYPSNNEDRLLVNLQQLPSTLIPALLAVEDRGFYEHMGVSPKSIARALVVNIGAGGVRQGGSTLTQQLVKNFYLSDERSLWRKGIEALMALLLEFHYSKEEILETYINEIYLGQQGQRAIHGFGLASEFYFGQPLEELSLERAALLVGLVKGASYYDPRRHPERALARRNLVIDQLVKQGEVSGAEGERAKQKPLGVISRPGGQGNLYTAYLDLVKRQLKRDYREQDLTSEGLRIFTSLSPLAQQRAQASVQRTLSRVAGEDDQIQGAMVVTSPGTGEVLALVGGRKAGFAGFNRALDALRPIGSLIKPAVYLAALEQYDRYNLVTPVDDGPFSVTLSQEDVWTPQNFDRKSHGHVPLHEALARSYNQAAARLGMEVGVSEVQQVLRRLGVTRPLTDYPALLLGAASLSPIEVASLYQTIASNGFEVPLRSIRSVVTNQGVLLSRYPLAVEQRFSPAVVHLLQYALMEVMREGTGRSAYQFLPDSMRVAGKTGTTNDLRDSWFAGYSADRLAVVWLGRDDNRSTRLTGSSGALRVWSDFMAQGQRESLQPTPVEGVSYLWVESGSGKRSGAGCSGARYMPFIVGSEPRSSSICRIQGPVVDWFRSWFD encoded by the coding sequence ATGTCGACATCCACCTCTAAGCGCCGTTCAAGGCGCCGCCGGAGATCTCCGGCTTTCCGCAAACAAAACTGGGGTTCGCTGCTGCTCAAGGGGCTTTTGGCGGCTTGTGTGGTGGGCGGGTTCCTGCTGGCCTATCTGGACGCAGCGGTGGTCAGTCGCTTTGAAGGTAAGAAATGGGCGATTCCAGCCAAAGTGTATGCCAGCCCACTGGAGTTCTATGTGGGGGCTCCGATCGATCTCGAGTCGGCCCTTGAACAGATAAAGCTGCTGGGGTACCAGCCCGTGGGCCGGGTGAATCGGCCCGGACAAGTCGCCCGTAGCGGGCAGCGCCTGGAGATTCATACCCGTGGTTTTGCGTTTCCCGACGGAGCAGAGCCTTCGCAGCGCCTGGTGGTTGAGTTTTCGGCTGGCCGGGTAGTAGCGCTTAGCGATACGGCCGGCGCTGAGCTGGGGGTCGCACGCCTGGAACCGCTGCTGATGGGGGGAATCTATCCGTCCAATAATGAGGATCGGCTGCTGGTGAACCTTCAACAGCTGCCATCGACCCTGATCCCGGCGCTGTTAGCCGTGGAAGATCGAGGGTTTTATGAGCATATGGGAGTGTCGCCGAAATCGATCGCCCGGGCGCTGGTGGTCAATATAGGCGCGGGCGGGGTACGCCAGGGGGGGAGCACCCTGACCCAGCAGCTGGTCAAAAACTTCTACCTCAGTGATGAGCGCTCACTGTGGCGCAAGGGTATCGAGGCGCTGATGGCGCTCCTGCTGGAGTTTCATTACAGCAAGGAGGAGATACTCGAAACCTACATCAACGAGATCTATCTGGGGCAGCAGGGGCAGCGGGCGATTCATGGGTTTGGCCTGGCCAGTGAGTTTTATTTTGGGCAACCGCTGGAGGAACTGTCCCTTGAGCGAGCGGCGCTGCTGGTGGGGCTGGTCAAAGGGGCTTCCTACTATGACCCCCGCCGTCACCCCGAGCGCGCGTTGGCTCGACGCAACCTGGTGATTGACCAGCTGGTTAAGCAGGGGGAGGTGTCCGGGGCTGAAGGTGAGCGGGCCAAACAGAAACCGCTGGGGGTGATCAGTCGCCCGGGAGGTCAGGGGAATCTCTACACCGCGTACCTGGATCTGGTGAAGCGTCAATTAAAACGGGATTATCGCGAGCAGGACCTGACCTCCGAGGGGTTGAGAATCTTTACCAGTTTGTCGCCACTGGCTCAGCAGCGAGCCCAGGCCAGCGTGCAGCGCACCCTGTCCCGTGTGGCAGGTGAGGATGACCAGATCCAGGGGGCGATGGTGGTGACCTCGCCTGGCACGGGGGAGGTGCTGGCGCTGGTGGGGGGGCGCAAAGCAGGCTTCGCCGGCTTTAACCGGGCGTTGGACGCGCTGCGCCCGATCGGCTCCCTCATCAAACCGGCGGTCTATCTGGCGGCGCTGGAGCAGTACGATCGATACAATCTGGTTACCCCTGTCGATGATGGACCGTTCAGTGTGACCCTCTCCCAGGAGGATGTATGGACGCCACAGAATTTCGACCGTAAGAGCCACGGTCACGTGCCGTTGCACGAGGCGCTGGCACGCTCTTACAACCAGGCGGCGGCGAGGTTGGGTATGGAGGTCGGAGTATCCGAGGTTCAGCAGGTGTTACGCCGGCTCGGTGTTACCCGTCCGCTTACCGACTATCCGGCGCTACTGCTGGGAGCCGCCTCACTTTCCCCCATTGAGGTGGCCTCTCTCTATCAGACCATTGCGTCCAATGGCTTTGAGGTGCCGCTGCGCTCGATTCGTTCGGTGGTGACCAATCAAGGCGTTCTCCTGAGCCGCTACCCGCTGGCGGTAGAGCAGCGGTTCTCGCCGGCGGTGGTGCACCTGCTCCAGTACGCCCTGATGGAGGTTATGCGGGAGGGAACAGGGCGCTCGGCCTACCAGTTTTTGCCCGACTCCATGCGCGTAGCCGGGAAAACCGGCACCACCAATGACCTTAGGGATAGCTGGTTTGCCGGCTACAGTGCAGACCGGCTGGCGGTGGTGTGGCTTGGGCGCGACGATAACCGCTCGACCCGTCTGACGGGCAGTAGCGGCGCCCTTCGCGTGTGGAGTGATTTTATGGCGCAAGGGCAGCGAGAATCTCTGCAGCCTACCCCGGTAGAGGGGGTGAGTTATCTGTGGGTGGAGTCGGGTAGCGGTAAGCGCAGCGGAGCGGGCTGTTCCGGGGCACGCTACATGCCGTTTATCGTTGGCAGCGAGCCTCGATCCAGTAGTATCTGCCGTATCCAGGGGCCTGTGGTAGACTGGTTCCGCTCCTGGTTTGACTAG